One segment of Neobacillus endophyticus DNA contains the following:
- a CDS encoding DNA internalization-related competence protein ComEC/Rec2 has product MNGKCIYFAIAALCAVLSVLVHFFSFFVLSLIYVYLLFKYKRFSKPQLSAIVGIMILFALITCRAEMKNSTALPEDQTTFHLEYIQDPKIDGNLLQIFAKETKYNENLLIRYQIHSEKEKQDLGNTSFYNKLCLVSGTMGKPKISKNPNGFNYRSYLAAKQVYWLVDTKQNLLQSCSTLKSTPITLMKQLRFSGVHYLENHFPPEIASLSAALIFGDRSMINPELLDEYQKTGIVHLLAISGLHVSLFIGMVFYLGIRIGLTRQTTEYFLIFILPVYVILTGASPSVIRACLMMFLVLIAVKWGKKIKLQAIDAISLALMIYLIWSPFIIYDIGFQLSFSVSFAIILSSRQILNTFALGKLTPLLATSVISQLAAFPFLLYHYFQLSLIGFIANIIFIPLFSFIYLPGLYVLFLIQIFVGFTPSIFILIFSEIINISNQLMEIFSRCSFANFNPGRPNLPFLIIYILLIISIFYLWETKYSYKWKEHLLLSCLLLFTLQPLWNWLNPYGEVTMIDVGQGDSIYIHLPFNQGDYLIDTGGTMIFSDKKWMQKEKPFEVGRDVVVPFLKAKGVTKIDKLILSHGDMDHVGGSIALMKELKVRQILLPSVAEESETEQKIINTAKLKGIPVIKGSKGMYWGVGQNSFFILSPETNFKGERNRGSLTILAKIGGLSWFFGGDLDKTGEEKIIKKFPNLTVDVLKAGHHGSKTSSSPLFIHKIKPKVTLISAGENNRFGHPHPEVLQLLQGVNTRIYRTDQQGAITYRFFKSSGTFLPYLQ; this is encoded by the coding sequence ATGAATGGAAAATGTATTTATTTTGCTATTGCTGCTTTATGTGCTGTTTTAAGTGTGCTGGTTCACTTTTTTTCTTTTTTCGTTCTGAGTTTGATTTATGTTTATTTATTATTTAAATATAAACGATTTTCAAAGCCTCAGCTGTCGGCAATTGTCGGAATCATGATTCTCTTTGCATTAATCACCTGTAGGGCTGAAATGAAAAATTCTACTGCTCTCCCCGAAGATCAAACCACCTTTCACCTCGAATATATCCAAGATCCTAAAATTGACGGCAATCTTCTTCAAATATTTGCAAAAGAAACAAAATACAACGAAAACCTATTAATCCGCTACCAAATCCACTCCGAGAAAGAAAAACAAGACTTAGGAAATACTTCTTTTTATAACAAGCTATGTTTGGTGTCAGGCACCATGGGAAAACCGAAAATTTCCAAAAATCCAAATGGCTTCAATTATCGCAGCTATTTGGCTGCAAAGCAGGTTTATTGGTTGGTTGATACTAAGCAAAACCTCTTGCAAAGCTGCTCTACATTGAAATCTACACCTATTACTCTTATGAAACAGCTTAGATTTTCAGGGGTCCATTACCTTGAGAATCACTTTCCTCCGGAAATCGCTTCTCTTTCGGCGGCACTCATTTTTGGGGATCGAAGTATGATAAATCCGGAATTGCTTGATGAATACCAAAAGACTGGGATTGTTCATCTTCTCGCTATTTCAGGCCTTCATGTTTCCTTATTCATTGGAATGGTTTTTTATTTGGGTATCCGGATAGGGCTGACGAGACAGACAACGGAATATTTTCTTATTTTCATACTTCCTGTTTATGTCATTTTAACGGGTGCTTCTCCTTCTGTTATTCGAGCCTGTTTGATGATGTTTCTTGTGCTAATAGCTGTAAAATGGGGAAAAAAAATAAAACTTCAAGCGATTGATGCGATCAGCTTAGCGCTAATGATATATTTAATCTGGTCTCCGTTCATTATTTACGATATTGGCTTCCAGCTTTCCTTTTCCGTAAGCTTTGCCATCATTTTGTCATCTAGGCAAATATTAAATACATTCGCTTTGGGTAAATTGACCCCGTTGCTGGCAACCTCTGTAATTTCTCAATTAGCAGCATTTCCTTTCCTGCTATACCACTATTTTCAACTATCACTAATTGGTTTCATTGCCAATATCATTTTTATTCCTCTTTTTTCATTTATTTATCTTCCGGGTCTGTATGTATTGTTCCTGATTCAAATTTTTGTGGGTTTTACTCCTTCTATTTTCATTCTTATTTTCTCGGAAATTATAAATATTTCCAACCAACTAATGGAGATATTCAGCCGTTGTTCTTTTGCTAATTTTAATCCAGGTAGGCCGAATTTGCCTTTTTTGATTATTTATATTCTTTTAATCATTTCAATATTTTATTTATGGGAGACGAAGTATAGCTACAAATGGAAAGAACATCTGCTACTTTCCTGCCTCCTGCTCTTCACACTTCAACCTTTATGGAATTGGCTCAATCCATATGGTGAGGTGACGATGATTGATGTTGGTCAAGGCGACAGTATTTATATTCATCTTCCGTTTAATCAGGGCGATTATTTGATTGATACTGGTGGGACAATGATATTTTCAGATAAAAAATGGATGCAAAAGGAAAAACCATTTGAGGTGGGAAGAGATGTTGTTGTTCCTTTTCTAAAAGCAAAAGGAGTTACAAAGATTGATAAGCTGATTTTGTCACATGGTGATATGGATCACGTAGGAGGATCTATTGCTCTAATGAAGGAGCTTAAGGTTAGACAAATTCTTCTTCCTTCGGTTGCGGAAGAATCAGAAACAGAGCAGAAAATTATAAACACAGCAAAGCTAAAAGGAATTCCGGTAATAAAGGGATCAAAAGGAATGTATTGGGGTGTTGGTCAGAATTCATTTTTTATTTTATCCCCGGAAACAAATTTTAAGGGAGAACGAAATCGTGGTTCTCTTACGATTCTGGCTAAGATCGGTGGACTAAGCTGGTTTTTTGGGGGAGATCTTGACAAAACAGGGGAGGAAAAAATTATAAAAAAATTCCCTAATCTAACCGTCGATGTTCTAAAAGCGGGACATCATGGCAGCAAAACCTCCAGCAGCCCTCTGTTTATCCACAAAATCAAACCGAAGGTTACCCTTATTTCTGCAGGTGAAAATAATCGGTTTGGTCATCCACATCCCGAAGTATTGCAGCTTCTTCAAGGGGTGAATACGCGAATTTATCGTACTGATCAACAAGGAGCCATAACCTATCGATTTTTTAAAAGCAGTGGAACCTTTTTGCCCTATTTACAATAA
- a CDS encoding helix-hairpin-helix domain-containing protein: protein MKDWIIQHKKYGFVIVLASLLGVYYFSDNSAEVSLSNQTQNTNTKTQMVEKKTESQNNTVQPKQIEKMMVDVKGQVKKPGVYLANTGERVNDVIARAGGLTDKADQGQVNFAEHVKDEMVIYIPAVGEKTADLPNTVTKEGGTPSGTSSQNQAKVNLNKADETQLQTLPGIGPAKAKMILDYRDKSGPFKSIEDLKNISGIGDKTYEKLKDLIDV, encoded by the coding sequence ATGAAGGACTGGATAATACAACACAAAAAGTATGGCTTTGTAATAGTTTTGGCGTCATTATTAGGTGTATATTATTTTTCTGACAATAGTGCAGAGGTTTCATTATCAAATCAAACGCAAAATACGAATACGAAAACTCAAATGGTTGAAAAGAAAACGGAATCCCAGAATAATACAGTACAGCCAAAACAGATTGAGAAAATGATGGTGGATGTAAAAGGGCAGGTAAAGAAGCCAGGAGTGTACTTGGCCAATACAGGGGAAAGAGTTAATGATGTAATAGCTCGTGCAGGGGGATTGACGGATAAGGCGGATCAAGGCCAGGTTAACTTCGCTGAACATGTTAAGGATGAAATGGTTATTTACATACCGGCAGTAGGCGAGAAAACGGCAGATTTGCCAAACACAGTCACTAAGGAAGGAGGAACTCCATCTGGAACCTCTTCACAAAATCAAGCGAAAGTAAATTTAAACAAAGCAGATGAAACACAGTTGCAAACTCTGCCTGGGATTGGACCGGCAAAAGCGAAAATGATTCTGGACTACCGGGATAAAAGCGGCCCGTTTAAAAGTATTGAAGATTTAAAAAATATTAGTGGAATTGGTGATAAAACTTATGAAAAGTTAAAAGATTTGATAGATGTATGA
- the comER gene encoding late competence protein ComER, with amino-acid sequence MNLGIIGTGNMGRILVEALIEGKAISPSSMMITNRTKSKAMVLKNKNRGIKVGANAREVAAACDLVFICVKPLDVYKILDEIHPYMTREKCLISITSPISTSQIERKVSCSVARIIPSITNRALAGVSLITYGEHCSIKWRSEIEQLMEKISKPVDIDEKITRVASDIVSCGPAFFSYLLQAFINGAVKETGIDEKTAVTLASEMIVGLGELLKQGHYTLATLQEKVCVKGGITGEGIKIMENELGNLFEHLFQATHMKFNEDLEKVELQFSPQ; translated from the coding sequence ATGAATCTGGGTATCATTGGTACCGGTAATATGGGAAGAATTTTGGTGGAGGCTCTTATTGAGGGAAAAGCCATCTCCCCTTCTTCAATGATGATCACAAATAGAACAAAATCAAAAGCGATGGTGCTTAAAAATAAAAATCGGGGCATTAAAGTCGGTGCTAACGCTAGAGAGGTGGCAGCGGCATGCGATTTAGTCTTCATTTGTGTAAAACCATTGGATGTATATAAAATTCTCGATGAAATACATCCATACATGACAAGAGAAAAATGTCTTATTTCGATAACAAGTCCTATCAGTACAAGCCAAATCGAAAGAAAAGTTTCATGTTCTGTTGCACGTATTATTCCCAGTATCACCAACCGAGCATTAGCGGGAGTTTCTTTAATAACGTACGGTGAACATTGCAGCATTAAATGGAGATCTGAAATTGAACAGTTAATGGAAAAAATCTCGAAACCAGTAGATATTGATGAAAAAATAACGAGAGTTGCTTCTGATATTGTCAGCTGCGGACCCGCCTTTTTCAGTTATCTGCTGCAGGCATTTATTAATGGGGCCGTAAAAGAAACCGGTATAGATGAGAAAACAGCTGTAACATTAGCCAGTGAAATGATTGTAGGCCTTGGTGAACTTTTAAAACAAGGACATTATACGTTAGCTACACTTCAGGAAAAAGTTTGTGTTAAGGGTGGAATCACCGGTGAAGGGATAAAAATTATGGAGAATGAACTCGGAAATTTGTTTGAACATTTATTTCAGGCCACACATATGAAGTTTAACGAAGATTTAGAAAAAGTTGAACTGCAATTTTCACCTCAGTAA